A part of Synergistaceae bacterium genomic DNA contains:
- a CDS encoding NAD(P)H-dependent oxidoreductase produces MSRVLVAYFSASGVTGAVAKKLAEASGADLYEIRPAVKYTSADLNWQDSNSRSSIEMRDKTSRPELADRDAKISGHDVIFLGFPIWWYVAPTIINTFLEAYDFSGKKIILFATSGGSGFGKAVDGLKASAPGASIQEGKLFRSSVSVNELKKWAETFTRQQ; encoded by the coding sequence ATGAGCCGGGTACTTGTGGCGTACTTTTCCGCGAGCGGTGTTACAGGGGCAGTCGCAAAGAAATTAGCGGAGGCTTCCGGGGCTGACCTGTACGAGATTCGCCCGGCAGTAAAATATACATCAGCCGATCTCAACTGGCAGGACTCAAACTCACGTTCAAGCATTGAGATGAGGGACAAAACCTCGCGCCCTGAGCTTGCCGACAGAGACGCAAAAATTTCCGGCCATGATGTTATATTCTTGGGCTTCCCTATTTGGTGGTACGTTGCCCCGACAATCATCAATACATTTCTTGAGGCTTACGACTTCAGCGGGAAGAAGATTATTCTTTTCGCGACATCGGGCGGTTCAGGATTCGGGAAAGCTGTTGACGGACTCAAAGCCAGCGCGCCGGGAGCGTCAATACAGGAAGGAAAATTATTCCGCTCGTCAGTATCAGTGAATGAGCTAAAGAAATGGGCGGAAACTTTCACCCGTCAGCAGTAA
- a CDS encoding transporter substrate-binding domain-containing protein has protein sequence MKKIFFASFIAVLMASCVFASVIMTARVGFLTRLNTSEEEFSRIIQNSDRTKGWNLLSNRHELYGVKFYDSLNQMLMALDKNDIDEIALPDVVADYIIRSNPAYEICCMAQTVAPMSLAFGFSKDSKTLAWKFDRAIREMNEDWTLPEIQGMYIYNDGRTKPVTFAKFEDAETVRAAVTGDLPPIDYIDASGDPSGFNTALLAEIGRRLKVNIELVNIEAGARNTALMSGKVDVVFWYETSKGAEWTLDAPKGVILSEPYYSWNKFYHIRKK, from the coding sequence ATGAAGAAGATATTTTTTGCGTCATTCATTGCCGTATTAATGGCCTCATGCGTATTTGCCAGCGTGATTATGACGGCGCGTGTAGGTTTCCTCACGAGGCTGAACACATCGGAGGAAGAATTTTCGCGCATAATACAGAACAGCGACAGGACAAAGGGCTGGAATCTCCTCTCGAATCGGCACGAGCTTTACGGCGTTAAGTTCTATGACTCTCTGAATCAAATGCTGATGGCACTGGACAAAAACGACATTGACGAGATCGCCCTGCCTGACGTTGTTGCGGACTATATCATCAGGAGTAATCCGGCGTATGAGATTTGCTGCATGGCTCAGACTGTCGCGCCCATGAGTCTGGCATTCGGCTTCAGTAAGGACAGCAAGACTCTGGCGTGGAAATTTGACCGCGCAATACGTGAAATGAATGAAGATTGGACACTCCCGGAAATTCAGGGGATGTATATCTACAATGACGGCAGGACAAAGCCCGTAACATTCGCGAAATTTGAGGACGCTGAGACAGTCCGGGCAGCTGTTACAGGAGACCTTCCCCCGATAGACTACATTGACGCTTCCGGGGATCCTTCGGGTTTCAACACGGCACTTCTTGCGGAAATCGGCCGCCGTCTGAAGGTGAATATTGAGCTTGTGAATATCGAGGCAGGCGCACGGAACACCGCGCTCATGTCGGGAAAGGTTGACGTTGTTTTCTGGTACGAAACCTCAAAGGGTGCTGAATGGACTCTTGACGCTCCTAAAGGTGTAATCCTTTCCGAGCCATATTACAGCTGGAACAAGTTTTACCACATCAGGAAGAAATAG
- a CDS encoding iron-containing alcohol dehydrogenase, translated as MLGDFTYSNPTRLYFGKNALDGLAKELANYGKNILLTYGGGSIKKSGIYDSVVAVLKSAGKNIVELPGVMANPTSEKLIEGAKLARENNIDLILAVGGGSVCDYSKAVSVSAYYDGDPWEKYFLKMEEPSCKIIPVGCVLTMVGTGSEMNGGSVITNHAQKLKIGHVFGDNVFPKFSVLNPEYTFTVPQYQMVAGFYDIMCHILEQYLSGTDDNTSDYISEGLMKSLVNSSRIAVKNPKDYEARSNIMWTATWALNTLIAKGKSTDWEVHMIGQAVGAYTNATHGMTLSAVSLAYYRHILKDGLKRFARFAVNVWDVNPDGKSDSELAEAGLKALESWMNEIGVVMHLKDLGVTPDMFEGIADATFLLEGGYRKLTRAEVIDILKESM; from the coding sequence ATGTTAGGCGATTTCACATACTCCAACCCTACCCGGCTTTATTTCGGGAAAAACGCGCTTGACGGCCTCGCCAAAGAGCTGGCCAATTACGGCAAAAATATTCTCCTCACTTACGGCGGAGGAAGTATCAAGAAGAGCGGAATTTATGACTCAGTCGTCGCTGTCCTCAAGTCAGCAGGAAAGAACATCGTAGAACTCCCCGGCGTAATGGCAAATCCCACCTCCGAAAAGCTCATTGAAGGCGCGAAATTAGCCCGCGAGAATAATATTGACCTGATATTAGCTGTCGGGGGCGGCTCAGTCTGCGACTACTCAAAAGCCGTATCAGTGTCAGCATATTATGACGGAGACCCGTGGGAAAAATACTTCCTCAAGATGGAGGAGCCTTCCTGCAAAATTATCCCTGTCGGCTGTGTCTTGACGATGGTCGGCACAGGAAGCGAAATGAACGGCGGAAGCGTCATCACTAACCACGCTCAGAAGCTCAAGATCGGGCATGTTTTCGGGGACAATGTATTTCCGAAATTCTCAGTCCTCAACCCTGAGTACACGTTCACCGTTCCGCAGTATCAGATGGTAGCGGGATTCTACGATATTATGTGCCACATCTTAGAGCAGTATTTATCCGGCACAGACGATAACACATCAGATTACATTTCCGAGGGCCTCATGAAATCCCTCGTCAACAGCTCGCGAATCGCCGTCAAGAATCCCAAAGATTACGAGGCAAGAAGCAATATCATGTGGACAGCAACATGGGCATTAAACACGCTCATAGCAAAAGGAAAGTCTACGGACTGGGAAGTTCACATGATAGGGCAGGCAGTCGGGGCCTACACGAACGCAACGCACGGTATGACCCTCTCAGCCGTATCACTCGCGTATTACCGCCATATACTGAAGGACGGCCTGAAGAGATTCGCACGTTTTGCCGTAAATGTCTGGGACGTTAATCCCGACGGCAAATCAGACTCAGAACTCGCAGAAGCCGGACTCAAAGCGTTAGAGTCGTGGATGAATGAGATCGGAGTCGTAATGCACCTCAAAGATTTAGGCGTTACCCCGGATATGTTCGAGGGAATAGCGGATGCTACGTTCCTGCTTGAGGGCGGCTACAGGAAATTAACACGCGCTGAAGTAATCGACATCCTGAAGGAGAGCATGTAA